From Saccopteryx leptura isolate mSacLep1 chromosome 3, mSacLep1_pri_phased_curated, whole genome shotgun sequence, one genomic window encodes:
- the ARG1 gene encoding arginase-1 encodes MSSKSKSIGIVGAPFSKGQPRGGVEEGPSVLRKAGLLEKLKEQECDVKDYGDLPFADVPNDSPFQIMKNPRSVGKANEQLAGVVAEVKKSGRTSLVLGGDHSLAIGSILGHARIHPDLCVIWVDAHTDINTPQTTSSGNMHGQPVSFLLKELKGKIPDIPGFSWVTPCMSAKDIVYIGLRDVDPGEHYILKTLGIKYFSMTEVDKLGIGKVMEETLSYLIGRKKRPIHLSFDVDGLDPSVTPATGTPVIGGLSYREGLYITEEICKTGLLSGLDIMEVNPSLGKTPEEVTRTVNTAVAITLACFGLAREGNHKPIDYLNPPK; translated from the exons ATGAGTTCTAAGTCAAAATCCATAGGAATCGTCGGAGCTCCTTTCTCAAAGGGACAg CCGCGAGGAGGAGTGGAGGAAGGCCCTTCAGTGTTGAGAAAGGCTGGCCTGCTGGAGAAACTTAAAGAGcaag AGTGTGACGTAAAAGATTATGGGGACCTGCCCTTTGCTGATGTCCCTAATGACAGTCCATTTCAAATCATGAAGAATCCGAGGTCCGTGGGGAAAGCGAACGAGCAGCTGGCTGGCGTGGTGGCGGAAGTGAAGAAGAGTGGGAGGACCAGCCTGGTGCTGGGTGGAGACCACAG TTTGGCAATTGGAAGCATCTTGGGCCatgccaggatccacccagaccTCTGTGTCATCTGGGTGGATGCTCACACCGACATCAACACTCCGCAGACGACCAGCTCCGGGAACATGCACGGACAGCCTGTGTCCTTTCTCCTGAAGGAACTGAAGGGGAAG ATCCCCGATATACCAGGATTCTCCTGGGTGACGCCTTGCATGTCGGCCAAAGATATTGTGTATATTGGCCTGAGAGACGTGGACCCTGGGGAACA CTACATTTTGAAAACTCTGGGTATTAAATACTTTTCAATGACTGAAGTGGACAAACTGGGAATTGGCAAGGTGATGGAAGAAACACTCAGCTATCTAATAGGAAG aaagaaaaggccaatTCATCTGAGCTTTGATGTTGATGGCCTGGATCCGTCTGTCACACCAGCCACTGGCACGCCCGTCATTGGAGGTCTGTCTTACAGAGAAGGTCTCTACATCACAGAAGAAATTTGCAAAACAG GGCTGCTGTCTGGATTAGATATCATGGAAGTCAACCCGTCCCTGGGGAAGACACCGGAAGAAGTAACTCGAACAGTCAACACAGCGGTGGCAATAACCTTGGCTTGTTTTGGGCTTGCTCGAGAGGGTAATCACAAGCCTATTGACTACCTTAACCCACCCAAGTAA